The DNA region TTGCGCCTGATCCGAGATGCTCTGAGAGACTATCTCGACGATAAGATCCTTCTGCACAACCGCAAAGTCAAAGGCCCGACAACGAAAGGCGGACGGGAGTTTATGGAAGACATCTTGGGCCGTCTCGACCGAGTGTCCACAGGTGTCGATAAGCAGCTCTCATCACACAACACGCCTCCGCCGGCCAGAGGCCCCGATACTCCGGTATCTTACAACTCACCAGCTTCCCATCCAGTTTTGCCACCGAACGGCCTACCGGATGATGGATCGCTGAGAAACCAGGAACAGGCATCCTCACGACAGCCTTCACAACCTCTCGCGCCATCACTATcgcacccccctccgcctcagaCCAATGGGAGCGGCAGCCTCGCTCCTGTCCACCATGCGGGACACCCATCTGGAGCCTCGCGGGTACTCGAACCTCCGGCTGTGTCGGTGGAAGTACCCTCTAAGCCGAATACACCACCGACCCATAACTCAGAGCCtgcatcaccatcgcctgcccatcagcatcctcatcagtcacaacagccacagccagATTTCACCCCTAGGAGTCCATTGAGCCCTCAAAGTCAGACGGAGAGTAAGGATCAAGGTCAGACTGAGACACAGTCGCGAGGCAAAGCTCAGGCCAGCAAGAGTCAGACGCCACAGGACCGAGGCATCACGTTGTCAAACGGAGCCGTCTATCATGAACCCATCGTACAGCCACACGAGGCCTCACCCCTCTTTGACTGCATGTACCGGGATGTCAACGACTTGAACGAGGAGCTCTTCGAACAGTACTCAAATCACCCCGTCGTCAAGGACAGGGGGTATTTCAAGCTCCAGGTCAGGGAGTTGCCTCCGCTCCAGGTACGAAAGGTTGAGCGCCCGAGCAAAGACCACGCCACCTCGTTCCGCTATCTGGCCGACAAGCAGGGACTAGTCAAGGTCGACACGGGTAAGAAGAAACGGTTCACGCCTCCGCATCTTCCATTTCCTGTTTCGGCAAAGACGCAGTGGACTTTACAGGAACAAAAGGAGCTCTGGAACACCTCGGCGGCGAACCCTCCCAAGGGCACACGGGGTTACATCATTGGCAACCCGCTGTTCGATGACATCGAGCTCCATCCTGGCAACAGGCTCAAATCGAGAGGCCGGACCGTTCTCGAAGGCATCAACACACAATATGTGTACTTCAATTTGGAAGGACTAACTATCACCACTATGCATCGAGAAGATGCCCATGTGAGGTCGGAGAATCTCCTCCGGTCAGGCCAGCACAAGTTCTGGTGCTTTGTCAAGCCAGCCTTCTCAGacaggttggaggagaggatggcggccGCGTATCCCGAGATGCGCCGATGCTCGCAGGCCGTCCGTCACCTCAGTCGCCACATCCCACCAGCCAAACTGGATGAATGGGGCATCGAGTACACTCTCGATTACTGCATCCCCGGCCAAGCGGTGGTCACAGAACCTGGGACGTACCATCAGGTACTGAACCTGGGTCCGAACTATGCTCTGGCGGTCAATGTTGAGTACATGTCATCCCCCGAGGACCCTCCGAACTACCGTTTCTGCGACAGGAACTGCCCCGATCCGTTTGCCATGAAGGCTACCGACTTTGGCATATACGGTGATCCCAATTGCCTGGCGGCGCAGGAGGAACAAGCCAGGTTCTCTGGAGAGAGGCCAGACCAAGAGGAACAGGCCAGGATGGCAGCACGGTCGTCCATGTTTCAGTCTGCCCCAGAGCagccgtcaccaccatctcaatCACCCCTAGCTGCACCCCAACTGACGCAATCTGTCACCCCGCCGCCAGAGCATAGTTCCTCTGCCGTCTGTGAGCCATCTCAATCCGGCTTGGTGCGGCCGGAAGCACTTGTACAACGCCGCGAGCCGTCAAGCCAGCCGTTGGCGGAGCCCAAGGTGCATACGTTTCAAGGTTTCCAGCCTCCGCGAGAGAGCAGTCTCGGCTCGGTCCTTCGGTTACCGTCAgaggcggggatggtgacTCCGTCTCAAAACGTTAAGCAACCCGACCCATCGCCACAGCCCCCAGCGGCCCCGCCGCCGGTAGCCGTTGAACCTGCCACAAGGACATCGGAGCCACGTCGATCACAACCTCTATCCGAACCAGCTCCTGGGTGGGATAATGCCATGTTCCGCGCAGAACAACAAGACCTAGCACCTCGCTCACAACTCCTGCGCCATCCAAACACTTTCCTAGACGCCTCTGGACAACCCTTCCAGACCACCCATCAGGCTGCCCCTTTTTCACATCATCATAACCTCCCCTTGCTCCCTCCACCGCGACAAGCAAGCTCAGAGCCGCTTCGGAAAACCGCAAGGCTTGTTCATAACAGAAGACCTGCACCGACGGAACCGCTATCCCCTCGCTCGGCAAAGAGACAGCGCGTGATGGAGTACTTGCGTTTTGAGGATCCCTTCGGGGTTGATCCGGAGCCAGAGATACCTCCGAGCTACTTCACTCATGCCAGCTCAAGTCTTGCAACGCTACTTCGCTCATGTCAAGATGACGTGTACAACAACATTCAGCCGCAGCAGGTGTCTGGAAGACCTGGCTTTGACCGGCTGGCGCGGCTCATCAGTGACTGGAGACGTTGTGTGCGAGAACAGAACCCGACGCCGTCGGGCGTAGACCTtgtcaccaacctcaaccgcGTTGCCGGAGAGGAGCCTGAGCTGAACACGTTTCTTGGTCGGTTCTGCAAAATGAAGCTCGCAGAATGGCTCGATTCCAAAGCTGAAGAGCAGGAACGAGCTAGGCCGGCCTTCCAGCCGGCACAGCAAGATGCTACTGATCTCTTGCTCCAGGAGCTTGGCTGGGCCGAAGCTGAGAGGCACACGCTGAACGACTACATCCGAGAGGGCAAGTGCTGGAAGACAATCTGCGGAGCCTACGACGGCCTTCTCTGCGTCATTCCACCCGATCCAGCCTTTCAGCAGCTGGCTCTCTTTCAGGACCAGGTGCTGATGTTTCACCATCAGCTCAACGACCCGTTCCTTCGCGCTATGTGCGCTGTGGGCAAGACCCTACAAGGCTGCATCTGGGAGAGCCGCGAACTGCCCGCCTTTGTTTTCGAGTCTGAAGACACCATTGCCCTCTCgaccgaggagctggggccGATGCTCAAGCAGTACAAATACATCACGGCTAACGTCTTCAACCCTCATGCGCCATACGAATGGCCAAAGCCAGTGGGCTGGAAGGCGTCCTGGCAGTGGCCGGTGGATCCGACAGCTGTGCTCCATGAGAAGTGGTGCAACGTCTgtaagaagaagaagtcatGTCGTTGTCACGCCAAGTTTGTACCAGCCATCCCACGGGTGTCGATTGACGGGAGCAAGGGCAGCGGGGTGCGTGTTATGGGAATGTTTAGAGCTAATGACATCATCGGCGAGATGCTGGGCGAGCTGGTGCCTCCCGGAGCGATCCCTAATCGGGAGTGGACGATGGAGTTTCGGCGTCCGGATCTTGACGATGTTGTCGTGGCTGAGCTCTACTCCAAGGAGCAGGGCAACTGGGCGCGGGTTGTGAGGCATTCCGCCCATCCTTCCTGCGAGATTTCCATCAGGAAGATGGAAGGCAAGTGGAGGATGCTGATTGTTGCCAGCAGGCAGCTGTTTGACGGTGAAGAGATAACTGTCAAGTACGGTCGTGGGTATCACAGGAACCAGGCCTATGGCATTGTTGAAGGGTTCTGAGCGCGGTTTTTCAACATTTGTCAGGGACGTGTCATGGTCAACAACATCGAAGGCGTGAGTGTATAAAAGGTCTAGGATTGGGAAcaagggcggtggtggaagcGGAGTAGCGGTGTCGTTTGTGTGGCTTTTCTTTCCATGTTGGTATCCTTCGCGCATAATACTTTCAGGGGGTCGTTTTTATCTGCAAGCAAGGGAAGGAATGGGAttggtggatgggttttCTGCCGGAAGGGTTGTAGGCGGGCAATTGCTTTGCTACACTTTGTGTGTTTCTGCTTGCTTGTCGTTCACCGGCACATACACGATTTTGCATTGTCTTCTCGTTGCTTTTGTTacagttgctgctgctctgtCATGGCTACGTAACGTAAAAAGACAAGTGATGTTTGTAGGGGGGGATTTTTATCTATGGGTTTCCTTACGGGTCAAATGTAGGTAGTTATGGGTTAGGTTTGGAAGCGCTAGGTAACGAGGTATTATGTTAGTATCCAGCGCTTGTCTTTCTGTTTGTTCtcgggaggaggaaggcagTGAACATAATTTTGAAACTCCGTGTCTAGACTTGCATCACCACACGCAACCATCAAGGGACTCGCCCTATTTTGTCCACAAGTTTCTTCCCCCAAGCCACCAGGCAAACCTCACGCAAGCCACCAGGCCACCAGGCCACCAGGCCACCAAGCCACCAAGCCACCAAGCCACTCGGTCCATCCACCAGTCCTTCTCACCGCACAACGACCGGACCACTTCCAACGGAGAGAGCCGTTCGGATTGTGAGCTAtcacatacatacatacatacatacatacatacatacatacatacaatGCAGCCCATCGAGATTTGGGAGGTGCGAGGGGGACACACTAATTGTCTCCGAGCCAGGAGATGTAGCAAGAGGCATCGTGTTTCAGCAGGGACCTTGTCATGACGGTAGGTGTGATTTACTACGTATTAGGGGTCAATCGgttttgtggaggaggaagaaaagttCCATtgcgaggggggggggaaaaggaaaaggaagaaagggggaaaaaaaaggaaagataaaggaaagaagaaaaagagagagaaaaaggaaggtaaagaaaaaaaagaaagaaactAAACTACCTAACCTAGTGTGTCATTTTGCCATTGCCTTCTTGTCCCTAGAAGAATTTGCCCCTGTTGTTTTACCTGATTGCGATTCCGGTGACCCCCCCCCTTGAGAAAAGGAAACACCatttatttttaattttttttttggttaaACCGAACAGAAAGGAAGTTaaagaagagagggggaTAAAGAGATGTCGAGcatgaggggggtgggttgtgtGCATGTTGGGGGATATATTTTTGTCTGGTTGCTGATATTGTGCTTTGTGCGGAGAGGTTCGGGCATTGGAAGGCTATGTATGGCAAGGTGTCTCATAAAGACTGACTTTGAACGTGCGTGGGCTCTCTACATGGTCTGCTCGCAACGGTGTCAGAGGATAAGCAAAGGTGGATGTGATGGAGAAAGTAAGCCTACCTGAGAATGCtgaacctgctgctgctgttgagcagCCTGGAACATCCCGGCATAAGCCATCTGaaattgctgctgctggtataCCCATTGCGCATGAGCCTGTGCCTGGGCTTGAGCCTGGGCAGCTTCGTTCGATGCCGGTTGTTGTGCCTGAGGACCATAGTAGGCCGGCATCTGCGGGAATCCCCAGTATGGCATACCGGCTACCATACCTGGTTGGACGGGCTGGAAGTACGGCTGAGGAATGGATGGGACGGCGTAGAGATGCGGTTGAGACCAGGCTGCTTGTTGTAGTTGAAAAGCTGCTTGGGCTTCTAGAGAGATAGggctttgttgttgttgttgtagttgttgctgctgctgcgggtgTGACCAGGCTTGTAGATGACCTTGAAGGGCTTGTTGGGAATAATACCCCGAGTGGgctggttgaggttgtgccGCATGAGCTACTTGAGGCTGCCCTTGATACAGGGCAACTTGAGCCTGCTGCCCCCAGGTTGCTGTCATCGAGGTGactggctgttgttgggggttcAGTTGCGCCTGaaggtgctggtgttgggggtgttgctGCGGTTGTGACTGTCCCATCCAGCTGGCTACCCCATACGGCCCCGGCTGCATCATGGCCCCGGCATTGCGAGGAACTGCTGCGGCTTGGTACCCCAAAGCTGCTGACTCCAACGTGTAGTTACGTGCCGGGGCCGGCACACCAGGGGGTTTATTGAGAGCCAGCGCATCTTCGTGGGTAACGATCAAGTCCCGATCACGGTCGAACGGCTTGACTATCTGCACGGCTCCTGTGCCACCAGTTCTGTATCCAGGGTCATCGACCTTGATGGGACGACCCCTGTAGTAAGTAATTGCCAGCCATCCTGCCCGAAACTGGTCAGCATGCGTTCTCTTTCTCGGCTCAACAGGAGAGGTCTTACTCTTGCAATTCTCGAACTGGCTAAAGCCGATAATCCGCACCCAGCCCTTGTTCTTCTGTTCGCCCTGGATGCCAACAAAGACCTCTGACTTCTTATGAAGTATAGAAAACACAAAGTTACGAAATTCTCGAGCATCGGTTTGGTCAGGCAGCTTTCAAAGGTCAGTTAGGATTCGCATCGAAagggtggtcaagaagaaagaagactTGCATTGGAAACGAGAATGTAGAAAGGTCCACCAGCTGGGTCACCGGCTCGAACCCATACCGGAGGGGGAtcagctggaggagaagagattGCCATTGCGGGACCAAAACAGGCAGATATCACCAGCAAAAAAGTGCGAACAAAGACTACAGCGagagagaagatggaggagacgggTCCTGGGAAGtcggcccctcccccaactttTAGTACTCGACCCTCATACAGGGTGGTCCCTAGGGCAAACTGAGACAAACTATAGTGCGCAGCAAGCCACAACTCTGGAGCAGTCGGACTCGATTCCCCAAAATgactttcttttttctgtgACTTGCTCgcatgggggtggggagggggggggggcagggTGTGTGGTCTTTGATATGGACCGTGCTTCTCGAGACAGAGGGTGGGGGGCGCCCAAGTGATCCCCCAATTGGATCTTCCTCCACAgccttttcttctctggcTGATCTGGCCGATCGACGCTTCCACTACTAGAAACGACTAGCCTGGCAATGTCGAGCTAGACTTCTAATGATGGGGTCCAAGCTCGGGCACGACTctcaaaaagcaaacaaagtGTGTCAAGCCTCTCCTACCAGAGCCTGCCGGTTTCTCTCCCCCAAGTCTGCTCCTGTTCAAACGAGAGAACGAGAGAGGCAAGTAACCCTGGAACCACCCAACTCCTCACGGGCCGTGTTCGATGTGGATGATCGAAGTGGCTGGCTACAGAATCCAATCAAGGTCGAGTCCTTGCTGCAGTTCTAGCCAAGCAGAGACACCAGCAGCCAACGGCATGACAAAGCTTCTGTCCAAGGAAGCGGGGTATTTCCAAACCGGGCACGGCCAGAGAGGCGGCTGACCCGTGTTGATTCAAGgtttgcttcttctctctgGGCTGAGTAGACCCCGCGCTGGTTTGCAGCATGTGTTGTCGAGCAGCATGTATTGTCgaatttcttttgttttccgAGCGCGCAAGAATCGGTGGTTGGGACGGAGAGTAGGATCCGAGTTTGGGTAGCGAACTGGCCTGTCCTGCATCCGTGGGCCGCTGGCGGTCAGCAGAAGGGGGCCCGGGCTGTGTGATAGGGTTCCAATATCTAATCTCATCGTGCAGATGGGACGCTGGATCGTCGACGAGCGGGAAGAGGATCAGTCCCCGCAAATGCCAAACTCGGTGACACTTGCATACTGATGTCAGTGAGCCATCGAAGCCTTTTTTTCCTGACTCTGAGTAAACAATATATCCGACCGCGGGTGAAGCTTCCGATCCCTTGCTGGTTGTCGACATGGTAGGGCAGCCTAAAAGAACACAAGATGGGATTGCCTTGCTTGTTCGAGTATGCCAGGATGACCAGTCACATTCTCCTTCCACATTGCATGACGGCTATTGTTTTGCTGCATGCTTTCCAGCTGCCGGGCTTGCTATCAGTGTTTTCAGGCAGCAGCGGGAGATGTCTGAGGTCTCGCTGAGTTGGCGTCGAGGTCCTTCGCATTCGCCCTTGCTTCGTATCTATTTTCTGacatatctttttttttgtttttttttttgtggaATGTTGTCTTGGTACAGAAACTAAGACAAAAAGGGGGCGTGTGGTACAAAGCCCAAAGCTGACGGATGACATTCCACAACAGGTGGAAGATCTCACGTGGGAAGTTTTCTGAAGTTCCGAGGTGGATTTCCAAGAGGAATGAATatcagggttagggtctgGCACTGCTGCCCCGCGCTAACACCTATTGGGGTTTAATGTCAACAGATAGATTGCCGGCCGCGTGCTTTCGAGAGCGCATCGCGGCGCACCTTCATGGCCAGCGCAACTCTCAAACAGaagacaaccaccaaccctttTGCAAAACACGACGGGACAAAttcgatttttttttttttttttttttttttttttttaccaGAGATATCAGAATTTTAACAATTACTCAAGGCCGCAAAAATGGGCCGCGCCAAATCCCCAACCAAAGCGTCACCCCAATCGCTCACCCACCGCGCCAACCACGCCCTCGCCCAACTCCAATCCCTCGttccctcggcctcctcagcctcggaCGAAGAATCCCCCATAACCATCATCCGCCTCTCCGCCCCGATAATCACGTCCGCTTCTTCGTCCGAGACCCCGTCAGCAGCCCGCACCTCCGacatctccaacacctccctccccccctcgggtccaaccccctcctccctcgaagccgacctcctccactaCAAAGAACTCTTCTCCAAACTCCGCTTCTCCTACGTCGAGCAGGTCACCAAAGAAAAGTTCATCCGCGCCATCGTCGGCGACCCGCCCTTGATCGTCACGCCCCAGGAAAACGCCGAGCTGGAAGACAGCAACAAGGTTGCCAAGGCGGAGCTGAAGGCTCTCAAGAATGAGGTGGCGGACATGGTCAAGGATCTGGAGGCGAGGGGGCGGGAGCTGGCAAAACGTTACGAGAGGGTCAAGACGGAGACTGTTCGGCTAGGGGAGCTGCCGGGACgagtggaggggttggaaagggagattgcgaggttgaaggaggagcagcagcttggGGAGGGATCGAGGGCAGAGCTGAATTTACCGCTGGCGAAGACGCTGCAGCTTGTGGGCGAGAAAAAGAGGCAGATGCAGGAGTTGGATAGGCAGTTGGAGCAGCTGAGGAATCAGGCTCCacggaagaggaaggaggtggagcggTTGCAAGGAGAGGTGGCCGGGCTGGAGCAGAAGAGGGGGAAtgcgatggcggcggcgaaaGAAgcgaagagaaggagggaggataaGGGGGCCAGGAACGGgttggatgagctggaggCAAGGGGACGGTGGTATAGGGGGAGCGAGGCtgttttgagggggttgctggggatTCGGGGGTGAGTCGCGACATAAGAAGGCGATGGCTTGGAGTCTTGGGAGTTTCGGAATCGGGATACGGGTTAGATACCAGGTTGGGATTTGTGTGGTGGGCGCTAATGGTCTATATATGTCTGGCAAAAGCAGTCGTCTTGAGCATTCCACTCTGGGATATTGTAGAAAAACCATCATTAATTGTGTAGATTCCCGGTCTTGAGTCTCAGGTCGTTGTAGTAAATATTGCAGGGCTGTTCGCGAGAACTGGATTGGCAGGTATGTTTGAGGACTGCAGGCTTCAAGACCCAGGCGGACGTTGAATCTAAAGACAAAGCTCGCGGCTAAAGTCTAGGCATCATTCAGCGCTGGTGTGCTCTCTCGATGTCTCCTACCAGTTTCGAGAGAGGCATCCGGATAAAGTGAGCGGTTTGAGAGGGGCATCGTCACCACAAAATATTTGACACAGGTAGGTTGCTGAACCATGCCTTTCAGGTTGAAGGATAATCACTAGGCCATTGACGATAGTTGATATGCCTTTAAGATGGTGAATAGGACTTTAAAGATAGCAACAAAGCCGTTGAATAAAGATAGTTAGAACGCCTGATAATCTATCTACCTTTTGAGGCAtggttctttttttattaaaataaatatgAATTAACTTCACTTTTCTGTTCCACTTATTTTGttattttgtggtgagagtgaggggGCTATGAGCACCTCAGAGGTCGGTTCCCTCCAATCAGTCAATCCACTTTTTCCATGTGGTCACACTCAGACATCAACGTCCAAGTCTCATTTGAAGTTGTTTCAACTTGCCAACATCCTCATTTACTTTGAATTCACCTTCCCGACATAATTCTGACTTTGGCAAGACCATTGCTGTTCAAGTTAAAAGACCAAAAAT from Podospora pseudoanserina strain CBS 124.78 chromosome 1, whole genome shotgun sequence includes:
- a CDS encoding hypothetical protein (COG:L; EggNog:ENOG503PDDP); protein product: MAAVQLEADAIGGELRLIRDALRDYLDDKILLHNRKVKGPTTKGGREFMEDILGRLDRVSTGVDKQLSSHNTPPPARGPDTPVSYNSPASHPVLPPNGLPDDGSLRNQEQASSRQPSQPLAPSLSHPPPPQTNGSGSLAPVHHAGHPSGASRVLEPPAVSVEVPSKPNTPPTHNSEPASPSPAHQHPHQSQQPQPDFTPRSPLSPQSQTESKDQGQTETQSRGKAQASKSQTPQDRGITLSNGAVYHEPIVQPHEASPLFDCMYRDVNDLNEELFEQYSNHPVVKDRGYFKLQVRELPPLQVRKVERPSKDHATSFRYLADKQGLVKVDTGKKKRFTPPHLPFPVSAKTQWTLQEQKELWNTSAANPPKGTRGYIIGNPLFDDIELHPGNRLKSRGRTVLEGINTQYVYFNLEGLTITTMHREDAHVRSENLLRSGQHKFWCFVKPAFSDRLEERMAAAYPEMRRCSQAVRHLSRHIPPAKLDEWGIEYTLDYCIPGQAVVTEPGTYHQVLNLGPNYALAVNVEYMSSPEDPPNYRFCDRNCPDPFAMKATDFGIYGDPNCLAAQEEQARFSGERPDQEEQARMAARSSMFQSAPEQPSPPSQSPLAAPQLTQSVTPPPEHSSSAVCEPSQSGLVRPEALVQRREPSSQPLAEPKVHTFQGFQPPRESSLGSVLRLPSEAGMVTPSQNVKQPDPSPQPPAAPPPVAVEPATRTSEPRRSQPLSEPAPGWDNAMFRAEQQDLAPRSQLLRHPNTFLDASGQPFQTTHQAAPFSHHHNLPLLPPPRQASSEPLRKTARLVHNRRPAPTEPLSPRSAKRQRVMEYLRFEDPFGVDPEPEIPPSYFTHASSSLATLLRSCQDDVYNNIQPQQVSGRPGFDRLARLISDWRRCVREQNPTPSGVDLVTNLNRVAGEEPELNTFLGRFCKMKLAEWLDSKAEEQERARPAFQPAQQDATDLLLQELGWAEAERHTLNDYIREGKCWKTICGAYDGLLCVIPPDPAFQQLALFQDQVLMFHHQLNDPFLRAMCAVGKTLQGCIWESRELPAFVFESEDTIALSTEELGPMLKQYKYITANVFNPHAPYEWPKPVGWKASWQWPVDPTAVLHEKWCNVCKKKKSCRCHAKFVPAIPRVSIDGSKGSGVRVMGMFRANDIIGEMLGELVPPGAIPNREWTMEFRRPDLDDVVVAELYSKEQGNWARVVRHSAHPSCEISIRKMEGKWRMLIVASRQLFDGEEITVKYGRGYHRNQAYGIVEGF
- a CDS encoding hypothetical protein (EggNog:ENOG503PYPD) → MAISSPPADPPPVWVRAGDPAGGPFYILVSNLPDQTDAREFRNFVFSILHKKSEVFVGIQGEQKNKGWVRIIGFSQFENCKRWLAITYYRGRPIKVDDPGYRTGGTGAVQIVKPFDRDRDLIVTHEDALALNKPPGVPAPARNYTLESAALGYQAAAVPRNAGAMMQPGPYGVASWMGQSQPQQHPQHQHLQAQLNPQQQPVTSMTATWGQQAQVALYQGQPQVAHAAQPQPAHSGYYSQQALQGHLQAWSHPQQQQQLQQQQQSPISLEAQAAFQLQQAAWSQPHLYAVPSIPQPYFQPVQPGMVAGMPYWGFPQMPAYYGPQAQQPASNEAAQAQAQAQAHAQWVYQQQQFQMAYAGMFQAAQQQQQVQHSQVGLLSPSHPPLLIL
- a CDS encoding hypothetical protein (EggNog:ENOG503NZU2) — encoded protein: MGRAKSPTKASPQSLTHRANHALAQLQSLVPSASSASDEESPITIIRLSAPIITSASSSETPSAARTSDISNTSLPPSGPTPSSLEADLLHYKELFSKLRFSYVEQVTKEKFIRAIVGDPPLIVTPQENAELEDSNKVAKAELKALKNEVADMVKDLEARGRELAKRYERVKTETVRLGELPGRVEGLEREIARLKEEQQLGEGSRAELNLPLAKTLQLVGEKKRQMQELDRQLEQLRNQAPRKRKEVERLQGEVAGLEQKRGNAMAAAKEAKRRREDKGARNGLDELEARGRWYRGSEAVLRGLLGIRG